A region from the Salicibibacter cibarius genome encodes:
- a CDS encoding GapA-binding peptide SR1P, which produces MAMIVCSECDCTIEHFKADKMATLYGNCEACKKKRASK; this is translated from the coding sequence ATGGCAATGATCGTTTGTTCCGAATGTGACTGCACCATTGAACATTTCAAAGCGGATAAGATGGCAACGTTATACGGAAATTGTGAAGCATGCAAGAAAAAACGCGCGTCAAAATAA
- a CDS encoding inositol monophosphatase family protein, giving the protein MDWTAMKDQAIAFITEAAHRLYDPAIRKLDIDTKEDADDLVTENDFAVQRMLTKKIKETYPTHFVVGEEGRHDKSTPENVVTWYIDPIDGTTNYVHQYMNFAISIGIHYEGEGKVGVIYDLIADELFSAVQGEGAYLNGKKLHPRRPVDLSRAIIGFNARWLVGRADATTKEVFANIVRDVRATRSYGAASLELAYIAAGRLDAYINMRLSPWDYAGAMVLLSETDAGCAPLFDHDTLFKDSCSMLAGEKNVFEDIYQRCNADQ; this is encoded by the coding sequence GTGGATTGGACAGCGATGAAAGATCAAGCAATAGCATTTATAACGGAGGCCGCCCACCGTCTTTACGATCCCGCTATTCGGAAGCTGGATATTGACACGAAAGAAGACGCGGATGACCTTGTGACCGAGAATGACTTTGCAGTGCAACGTATGTTAACGAAAAAAATTAAAGAAACATATCCCACGCACTTTGTGGTTGGCGAAGAAGGAAGGCATGACAAATCAACGCCCGAAAATGTCGTGACTTGGTATATCGACCCGATCGACGGGACGACGAATTACGTCCATCAGTATATGAATTTCGCCATTTCGATTGGGATTCATTATGAAGGGGAGGGCAAAGTCGGTGTGATCTATGATTTGATTGCCGACGAATTGTTTAGTGCCGTTCAAGGGGAGGGGGCATACCTGAACGGGAAAAAATTACACCCGCGAAGGCCGGTGGATCTATCGCGTGCAATCATCGGTTTTAACGCGCGTTGGCTCGTTGGCAGAGCAGACGCGACAACGAAAGAAGTGTTCGCAAATATTGTGAGGGACGTACGCGCGACCCGGTCTTACGGCGCTGCTTCCTTGGAACTGGCTTACATCGCTGCCGGACGTTTGGATGCTTATATAAATATGCGCTTGTCACCATGGGACTACGCAGGCGCAATGGTTCTGCTTTCGGAAACGGATGCCGGTTGTGCGCCTCTGTTTGATCATGATACCTTGTTTAAAGATTCATGTTCTATGCTTGCAGGTGAAAAAAACGTCTTTGAAGACATTTACCAAAGGTGTAATGCTGATCAATAA
- a CDS encoding c-type cytochrome, protein MKKLMMVMGVSAMLLAACGGEEAAEETEATVNLTEGEELFEENCLSCHGDGELYGMPSDDVLTGIEEGPGPMEPNMLEGEDAENVATYVEDAD, encoded by the coding sequence ATGAAGAAATTAATGATGGTGATGGGGGTTTCGGCTATGTTGCTCGCTGCTTGCGGCGGGGAAGAAGCGGCGGAAGAAACGGAAGCGACGGTAAACCTTACGGAAGGCGAAGAACTGTTCGAAGAGAACTGCTTATCTTGCCATGGTGACGGTGAACTTTATGGCATGCCGTCTGACGATGTGTTGACGGGCATTGAAGAAGGACCGGGGCCGATGGAGCCAAATATGCTTGAAGGCGAAGACGCTGAAAATGTAGCTACTTACGTGGAAGATGCAGATTAA
- the glsA gene encoding glutaminase A: MRAFTKEGEIATYIPELRRADAGALACALYTKNGTCVSFGDKDRVFTLQSVSKVVALALAVMDSGEAQVFDKVGMEPTGGPFYSITRLELTRHSKPLNPMINAGALTVTSMIGGRTETEKVERLLRFIRELTGNDTVTYDSAVAESELETADHNRALGFLLKGEGVIGSDIEPLLDVYTKQCALSMRCCDLARIGFIFGHEGRSPKTGEQIVPVPVARMVKTFMVTCGMYNESGELAIKAGIPAKSGVSGAILGSVPDGMGIGIYSPALNEKGNSRAGVELLKRLSRHFSLSIF; this comes from the coding sequence ATGCGTGCGTTTACCAAAGAAGGGGAGATCGCAACGTACATCCCGGAATTACGGCGTGCAGACGCTGGTGCATTAGCTTGCGCTTTATACACCAAAAATGGAACATGTGTCAGTTTTGGAGACAAAGACCGGGTGTTTACGTTGCAAAGCGTGTCAAAAGTGGTGGCACTCGCACTTGCGGTGATGGACAGCGGTGAAGCGCAAGTGTTTGACAAAGTCGGGATGGAACCGACGGGCGGTCCGTTTTATTCCATTACACGACTGGAATTAACGCGCCACTCAAAACCGCTAAATCCAATGATTAACGCGGGCGCGCTTACTGTAACGTCTATGATCGGCGGACGGACAGAAACGGAAAAAGTGGAGCGTTTGCTGCGGTTTATACGTGAATTAACCGGAAACGACACAGTGACTTATGACAGCGCAGTCGCTGAATCCGAATTGGAAACAGCCGATCATAACCGGGCGCTCGGCTTTTTATTAAAAGGAGAAGGCGTTATCGGCAGTGACATCGAACCTTTGTTAGACGTGTACACGAAACAATGCGCCCTTAGCATGAGGTGTTGCGATCTTGCGCGTATCGGTTTTATTTTTGGCCATGAAGGCCGTTCACCCAAGACGGGAGAACAAATTGTTCCGGTGCCGGTAGCAAGAATGGTAAAAACATTTATGGTCACGTGCGGGATGTATAACGAATCCGGAGAACTTGCCATAAAAGCGGGGATTCCGGCAAAAAGCGGCGTATCCGGCGCGATACTTGGAAGCGTTCCGGACGGGATGGGGATCGGGATTTACAGTCCCGCTTTGAACGAAAAAGGCAATAGCCGGGCAGGGGTTGAACTTTTGAAACGATTATCCCGGCATTTCAGTTTGAGCATTTTTTGA
- a CDS encoding YlaI family protein, giving the protein MRAKCLLCNKIDRISDDDPLAKRLRNRPIHTYTCSECYDRISRKAKTRRGAKQSTE; this is encoded by the coding sequence ATGCGAGCAAAATGTCTTTTATGTAATAAAATTGACCGGATTTCCGACGATGACCCTCTAGCAAAGCGGTTGCGCAACCGGCCGATTCACACGTATACGTGCAGCGAGTGTTACGACCGGATTTCCCGCAAAGCCAAAACACGCCGAGGCGCAAAGCAATCAACCGAATAG
- a CDS encoding nuclease-related domain-containing protein: MRTIKYRTVSKELKFLRQLNARMTLPPHEKRYYSNLEKGFKGEQIFDSYVEKLSNDFLVVNDLLLKHNYTTFQIDSLIIFQDMLYNLNVKYYEGDHYLEGKNWHKISGTEIKNPLLQLERSESLLRQLLQYHKFNHYPIESLLIFVHPEFNLYNAYPELPAIFPPQLQRFLIHLNEKPSQTNHKHEKLANQLVSLHQSDPPFSQLPEYEYEEIKKSLLCNRCFSNMSHKERKWVICQKCGSVEDDQKAIMRAIEEFKLLFPERKITTNGIEEWCGGDIPSKKIRRILSQQYQRVGHGKYSFYVG, translated from the coding sequence ATGAGAACTATAAAATATCGCACCGTGTCAAAAGAACTAAAATTTTTAAGACAGTTAAATGCGCGAATGACATTACCACCACATGAGAAAAGGTACTATTCAAATCTTGAGAAAGGATTTAAAGGCGAGCAAATATTCGATTCTTATGTCGAGAAACTTTCCAATGACTTTCTTGTGGTTAACGATTTATTGCTAAAACACAACTACACAACTTTTCAAATTGATTCGCTGATTATTTTTCAAGACATGCTCTATAATTTGAACGTAAAATATTATGAAGGCGATCATTACTTGGAAGGTAAAAATTGGCACAAAATTTCTGGTACTGAAATCAAGAACCCCTTGCTTCAGTTAGAACGAAGCGAATCTCTTCTGCGACAGTTGCTTCAATATCACAAATTCAACCACTACCCGATCGAATCCCTCCTCATTTTTGTCCATCCTGAATTTAACCTATACAATGCTTATCCTGAGCTTCCCGCAATTTTCCCTCCGCAACTTCAACGATTTTTGATCCATTTGAATGAAAAGCCATCGCAAACTAATCATAAGCATGAAAAACTTGCCAACCAATTAGTTTCTCTCCATCAATCTGACCCTCCTTTTTCTCAACTCCCTGAATATGAATACGAAGAAATCAAGAAAAGTTTACTGTGCAATCGGTGTTTCTCAAATATGTCCCATAAAGAGAGGAAATGGGTTATATGCCAAAAATGCGGCTCTGTCGAAGACGACCAAAAGGCGATTATGCGGGCAATTGAAGAATTCAAACTGCTTTTCCCGGAGCGAAAAATAACAACCAACGGTATAGAAGAATGGTGTGGAGGGGACATACCGAGTAAAAAAATCAGAAGAATCTTGTCCCAACAATATCAGCGTGTTGGGCATGGGAAATATTCATTTTACGTTGGGTGA
- a CDS encoding polysaccharide deacetylase family protein, which yields MRLSKAKPCLLAVTLVLAACQQTEEDVSVEEAEEEENTVVEEENESEEGEENEPSNEPSEENEEHMEEEPEPAYTLNENNWALEPIDDAEEEAVLITIDDAPDEHGVEMAETLEDLDVTAIFFINHHFIDDEEGEEQLLEIIEHGHEIGNHTMTHANLQEISEEEVEDEIVDLNDEIERITGERPDFFRAPHGANTDRSWEVVEEEEMVGMNWTYGFDWEEEYTDPDALSEIMVETELLQNGANLLMHDREWTSEALEDIILGLEDEGYDFIDPAEIEQENE from the coding sequence TTGCGTTTGTCTAAAGCAAAGCCTTGTTTGTTGGCAGTAACGCTCGTGCTCGCGGCATGCCAACAAACGGAAGAAGACGTAAGCGTGGAAGAAGCCGAAGAGGAAGAGAACACGGTTGTTGAAGAGGAAAACGAATCGGAAGAAGGGGAAGAAAATGAGCCCTCCAATGAGCCTTCCGAAGAGAATGAGGAACATATGGAAGAAGAACCTGAACCGGCGTACACGCTTAATGAAAATAACTGGGCGTTGGAACCCATTGATGATGCCGAAGAAGAAGCGGTCTTGATTACTATCGATGATGCACCGGATGAACACGGGGTTGAGATGGCGGAAACGCTTGAAGACCTTGATGTGACTGCAATTTTTTTCATCAATCATCATTTTATTGATGATGAAGAGGGAGAAGAACAACTCCTTGAGATTATTGAGCATGGACATGAAATCGGAAACCATACCATGACCCATGCAAATTTACAGGAAATCTCCGAGGAAGAGGTAGAAGATGAAATCGTCGATTTGAACGATGAAATCGAACGGATCACCGGGGAAAGACCGGACTTTTTCCGGGCGCCTCACGGAGCAAATACCGATCGCAGCTGGGAGGTCGTGGAAGAAGAAGAGATGGTAGGGATGAATTGGACCTACGGATTTGATTGGGAAGAAGAATATACCGATCCCGATGCCCTGTCGGAAATTATGGTGGAAACAGAGCTCTTGCAAAATGGAGCCAATCTTCTGATGCATGATCGGGAGTGGACGAGCGAAGCCCTTGAAGATATTATTTTAGGTCTCGAAGACGAAGGCTATGACTTTATCGACCCCGCGGAAATTGAACAGGAGAATGAATGA
- a CDS encoding UPF0223 family protein yields MKDEIAIPFSTDWTEDEIVTVANFFTQVDNAYNEGVKAGELLNAYKKFKEVVPAKNEEKTYFRDYDEQAEQSCWRTVRLAMEKDPEDVVRHT; encoded by the coding sequence ATGAAAGACGAAATAGCTATTCCATTTTCTACCGATTGGACGGAAGATGAGATTGTAACGGTTGCGAACTTTTTCACACAAGTCGATAATGCCTACAATGAAGGCGTTAAAGCAGGTGAACTTCTAAACGCTTATAAGAAATTTAAAGAAGTGGTGCCGGCAAAAAATGAGGAAAAGACGTATTTTCGGGATTATGATGAACAAGCGGAGCAATCGTGTTGGCGAACGGTCCGCTTGGCCATGGAAAAAGACCCGGAGGACGTCGTCCGGCACACGTAA
- a CDS encoding YlaH-like family protein, whose product MALGFWLLYIAVVALSVIVFNLGFARKLPVLKNVVVYTGLVIGCFVLTFFAIFMPVAEALIVIAAVLGVYRIRLRIHKKNQQEA is encoded by the coding sequence ATGGCCCTTGGCTTTTGGCTATTGTATATCGCGGTGGTTGCCCTAAGTGTCATCGTATTTAACTTAGGTTTCGCGAGGAAATTGCCTGTACTCAAAAATGTCGTCGTGTATACCGGACTCGTCATCGGCTGCTTTGTCTTGACATTTTTCGCTATTTTTATGCCTGTCGCCGAAGCACTGATTGTAATCGCGGCTGTGCTTGGCGTCTATCGGATTCGCTTGCGAATCCATAAGAAAAATCAGCAAGAAGCTTAA
- a CDS encoding PhoH family protein, translated as MKKTYVLDTNVLLQDPRALFSFKENDVLVPAIVLQELDAKKKHMNEIGRNAREVARLLDQLRARKPLHEGVPLENGGQLHVELNHRSYEKLKNILPDATNDNRIIALALNVEDEKKKEARDEQVILVSKDALVRIKAEAFGLKAEDFLSDRVIVDDNLYKGYESVHVAPALLAEFYQERQIPVTSLPCSPIYPGSFVILKNELQPSMSGLGRIDHKGEVLRPLIHDRESVWGIKPRNVQQKMSFDILLDQTLPLVTLTGRAGTGKTLLSMAAGLLQTEDLKIYKKLLIARPVVPMGKDIGYLPGEKDEKLRPWMQPIYDNLEFLFNANKPEEVDNILVGLGSIQVEALTYIRGRSLPGQLIIVDEAQNLTKHEVKTILTRVGENTKIVLMGDPEQIDHPYLDAFNNGLTYVVERFKGQSISGHVSLAKGERSSLAQLAADLL; from the coding sequence TTGAAAAAAACTTATGTTCTTGACACGAATGTCCTGTTGCAAGATCCTCGTGCCCTTTTTTCTTTTAAGGAAAATGATGTTCTCGTCCCCGCGATTGTATTGCAAGAATTGGATGCGAAAAAAAAGCATATGAACGAAATCGGGCGAAATGCCCGGGAGGTGGCGCGGCTCCTTGATCAGTTAAGGGCCCGGAAGCCGTTGCATGAAGGCGTGCCGCTTGAGAATGGCGGTCAATTGCATGTGGAGTTAAATCACCGCTCTTACGAGAAGTTGAAAAACATTCTTCCTGACGCGACAAACGATAATCGAATTATTGCGTTAGCATTAAATGTGGAAGACGAAAAGAAGAAGGAAGCGCGTGATGAACAGGTTATTTTAGTAAGCAAAGATGCGCTCGTTCGCATTAAAGCAGAGGCGTTTGGATTAAAGGCAGAAGATTTTCTCAGTGACCGGGTCATTGTCGATGATAATTTATATAAAGGGTATGAAAGTGTTCATGTAGCTCCTGCTTTGTTGGCTGAATTTTATCAAGAACGGCAAATTCCGGTAACGTCCCTTCCTTGTTCGCCCATCTACCCCGGTTCTTTTGTCATTCTAAAAAATGAATTACAGCCCTCTATGTCCGGCTTGGGCCGTATTGATCATAAAGGAGAGGTATTACGCCCGCTTATCCACGACCGTGAAAGCGTATGGGGGATTAAACCGAGGAATGTTCAACAAAAGATGTCCTTTGATATTTTGTTGGACCAAACGTTGCCCTTGGTGACATTGACTGGGCGAGCCGGCACAGGAAAAACATTGCTGTCCATGGCAGCGGGTTTATTGCAAACGGAAGACTTAAAGATTTATAAAAAGTTGTTGATTGCCCGCCCGGTCGTACCGATGGGAAAAGATATCGGCTATTTGCCAGGGGAAAAAGATGAAAAATTACGCCCGTGGATGCAACCGATTTATGATAACTTGGAGTTTTTGTTCAACGCAAACAAGCCTGAGGAAGTGGACAATATTTTAGTAGGGTTAGGCTCCATTCAAGTTGAGGCGCTCACTTATATTCGCGGGCGCAGCTTGCCCGGGCAGCTGATCATCGTGGATGAGGCGCAAAACTTAACGAAACATGAAGTGAAAACGATTTTAACGAGAGTCGGAGAGAACACGAAAATTGTATTGATGGGAGATCCGGAACAGATTGATCACCCGTATTTGGATGCTTTTAATAATGGACTCACCTATGTAGTGGAGCGTTTTAAAGGCCAATCGATCAGCGGGCATGTATCGCTCGCGAAAGGGGAGAGGTCCTCGCTTGCACAACTGGCGGCGGATTTATTGTAA
- the lpdA gene encoding dihydrolipoyl dehydrogenase — translation MVVGDLAEEVDTIIIGSGPGGYVAAIRAAQLGQSVTIVEKGNLGGVCLNVGCIPSKALIEAGHSYEKAQGNDELGIKAENVSVDFSKVQEWKSGVVQKLTGGVQSLLKGNKVNVVQGEAYLSDKDTVRVSSENNSGQSYKFKNCIIATGSQPIELPNFKYSDRVIDSSGALALEDIPEKLVVIGGGYIGIELAGAYANFGTEVTVLEGEKRILGGFEKQMSQLVQRRLKNKGVTFYTQAMASGVEEKDDGVTVTADVKGEEQKIDADYVLVSVGRKPNTEELGLEQIGVEMDDKGLIQTDKEARTSVSNIFAIGDITDGPPLAHKASYEGKIAAEVISGEASAIDYLGIPLVAFSEPELAAVGYTEDEAKEAGFEAKTSKFPFQANGRALSLNDTDGFMKLVTRKDDGLVIGAQIAGPSASDMIAEVGLAIEAGMTAEDVAMTIHAHPTLGEITMEAAEVALGTPIHSM, via the coding sequence ATGGTTGTAGGAGATCTGGCAGAAGAAGTGGATACGATTATCATCGGGTCCGGTCCCGGGGGATACGTGGCGGCGATTCGTGCCGCCCAACTCGGACAGTCCGTCACCATCGTGGAAAAAGGGAACTTGGGAGGCGTTTGCCTAAACGTTGGCTGCATCCCGTCAAAAGCTTTAATTGAGGCCGGGCACAGTTACGAAAAAGCGCAAGGAAATGATGAACTCGGCATTAAGGCGGAAAACGTCTCCGTTGATTTTTCCAAAGTTCAAGAATGGAAAAGCGGCGTTGTCCAAAAATTGACGGGCGGTGTCCAAAGCTTGTTGAAGGGAAACAAAGTGAACGTTGTGCAGGGAGAAGCTTACCTCTCCGACAAGGACACTGTGCGTGTTTCAAGCGAGAATAACAGCGGACAATCTTACAAGTTTAAAAACTGTATCATCGCTACAGGCTCTCAGCCGATTGAGTTGCCCAATTTTAAATATAGCGATCGGGTGATCGATTCCTCGGGCGCGTTGGCATTGGAGGATATCCCGGAAAAACTCGTCGTCATCGGCGGCGGCTATATCGGCATTGAGTTGGCAGGCGCCTATGCCAATTTCGGAACGGAAGTGACCGTTCTCGAGGGAGAAAAACGAATCCTCGGCGGGTTTGAGAAGCAAATGTCCCAACTCGTTCAACGCCGTTTGAAAAATAAAGGCGTCACGTTCTACACACAAGCAATGGCCAGTGGTGTGGAAGAAAAAGATGACGGCGTGACAGTAACGGCCGATGTTAAAGGTGAAGAACAAAAAATCGATGCCGATTATGTGCTCGTAAGCGTTGGACGCAAACCGAATACGGAAGAGCTTGGCCTCGAGCAAATCGGCGTTGAAATGGACGATAAAGGACTCATTCAAACCGACAAGGAAGCGCGCACGAGCGTGTCCAACATATTCGCGATCGGTGACATCACCGATGGTCCGCCGCTTGCGCACAAAGCGTCTTACGAAGGAAAAATTGCAGCTGAAGTCATTTCCGGAGAAGCGTCTGCCATTGATTATCTCGGCATTCCCCTCGTTGCTTTCTCGGAGCCGGAGTTGGCAGCTGTCGGTTATACGGAAGATGAAGCAAAAGAAGCGGGCTTTGAAGCGAAAACATCGAAGTTTCCGTTCCAGGCCAACGGACGGGCTCTCTCTCTTAATGATACTGACGGGTTTATGAAACTTGTTACACGCAAGGATGATGGTTTGGTCATTGGCGCTCAAATCGCTGGCCCCAGTGCCTCTGACATGATCGCCGAAGTCGGGCTTGCCATTGAAGCCGGCATGACCGCGGAAGATGTCGCGATGACTATTCATGCCCACCCGACCCTCGGAGAGATTACGATGGAAGCAGCGGAAGTGGCGTTAGGAACACCAATTCATTCAATGTAA
- a CDS encoding peptidyl-prolyl cis-trans isomerase, giving the protein MDPFIVPISGNVKHRITIDPTVWIFDNRKIDLETFFQETPSAEETMEEERADFGPRRWQTNQIRTKKEALIEGSYGMKFEPFINNAEPTPSATTLVAVTSSGEEITASLADGKTWIAGFSSEGMALKEDGPIHIYFADGSNWHSPITNVVELRVE; this is encoded by the coding sequence ATGGATCCTTTTATTGTCCCCATATCCGGAAACGTCAAACATCGAATTACGATCGACCCTACTGTATGGATCTTTGACAATCGAAAAATAGACTTGGAAACGTTTTTTCAGGAAACGCCATCCGCAGAAGAAACGATGGAAGAAGAGAGGGCAGACTTCGGTCCGAGACGATGGCAAACGAATCAGATTCGCACAAAAAAAGAAGCCTTGATTGAAGGCTCCTACGGGATGAAATTCGAACCATTTATTAACAATGCTGAACCTACACCATCCGCCACAACCCTTGTTGCCGTCACATCCTCAGGTGAAGAAATCACCGCCTCGTTGGCAGACGGGAAAACATGGATTGCCGGTTTTTCTTCAGAAGGCATGGCGCTAAAAGAGGATGGCCCGATCCACATCTATTTTGCCGATGGTTCAAACTGGCATTCACCAATAACCAACGTTGTTGAACTTCGGGTGGAATAA
- a CDS encoding DUF5325 family protein, which translates to MRKINWTLLFLAFLATASILSYGIAVAERSILIAIIATIVLYASFKGAAIYRKRKPVT; encoded by the coding sequence ATGCGAAAAATAAACTGGACCCTCTTATTCTTAGCCTTTCTTGCCACAGCGTCCATCTTGTCCTATGGCATTGCAGTGGCGGAACGAAGTATCTTAATCGCGATCATCGCGACCATCGTTCTGTATGCTTCGTTCAAAGGCGCGGCCATTTACCGTAAAAGAAAACCCGTGACCTAA
- the typA gene encoding translational GTPase TypA, translated as MNTIRNDLRNIAIIAHVDHGKTTLVDEMLKQSGTFKAHERVSERAMDTDDLEKERGITILAKNTAVQYNEKQINILDTPGHADFGGEVERILKMVDGVLLVVDAYEGCMPQTRFVLKKALEQELTPVVVLNKIDRENARPEEVVDEVLDLFIELGATEDQLDFPVLHASAINGTAKQPEDEADQGMDVLFDAIVDNVPAPKDTGAEPLQFQITMLEYNDFLGRIGVGRIFNGKVAHGDRAVLITRDGEERKFRVSKLFGFHGLEKQEIKEAEAGDIIAIAGVDDINVGETICLEDHVEALPALRIDEPTLKMTFLANNSPFSGLEGDHVTSRKIEERLLRQLETDVSLKVEETESPDAWTVSGRGELHLSILIENMRREGYELQVSKPEVIVKEIDGVKHEPFERVQIDIPEDYTGPVMESLGERKGEMLNMKQEGEGQTRLEFLIPARGLVGYSTEFLSQTKGYGIINHSFDSYQPIIEGQIAGRREGVLVAKEKGKATTYSMLQLEDRGMLFVEAGTAVYEGMIVGEHNRENDLAVNITKEKAQNNIRSATKEQTSTLKRPRILTLEEAMQYLNEDEYCELTPQAIRLRKKTLSTSMREREQKRNKKIST; from the coding sequence GTGAATACTATTCGTAACGACTTGCGCAATATCGCGATCATTGCGCATGTGGATCACGGCAAAACGACGCTCGTTGATGAAATGTTAAAGCAATCGGGGACATTTAAAGCACACGAGCGTGTGAGCGAACGTGCCATGGATACAGATGACTTGGAAAAAGAACGCGGCATTACAATTTTAGCGAAAAATACCGCTGTACAGTATAATGAAAAACAAATCAACATTCTTGATACACCGGGCCATGCTGATTTTGGCGGCGAAGTGGAACGAATTTTAAAAATGGTGGACGGGGTGCTTCTCGTTGTCGATGCCTATGAAGGATGCATGCCGCAAACCCGGTTTGTTTTAAAAAAAGCACTTGAACAAGAACTAACGCCTGTCGTCGTGTTGAATAAAATCGACCGGGAAAATGCACGACCGGAAGAGGTCGTCGATGAAGTGCTGGATCTTTTTATAGAATTGGGGGCGACGGAAGACCAACTTGATTTTCCGGTCCTCCACGCATCGGCTATCAACGGCACGGCCAAACAGCCGGAAGATGAGGCCGATCAAGGGATGGACGTTCTATTCGATGCGATTGTCGACAATGTGCCTGCTCCCAAGGATACGGGCGCTGAACCGTTGCAGTTTCAGATTACGATGTTGGAATACAATGATTTTCTGGGCCGAATCGGGGTTGGACGAATTTTCAACGGAAAAGTTGCCCACGGAGACCGGGCGGTCTTGATTACGAGGGATGGCGAAGAACGAAAATTCCGCGTCAGCAAGCTGTTTGGTTTTCACGGTTTGGAAAAACAGGAGATCAAAGAGGCTGAAGCCGGCGACATCATCGCGATTGCCGGCGTCGATGACATTAATGTCGGGGAAACGATTTGCCTCGAGGACCATGTGGAAGCGTTGCCTGCCCTCCGTATTGATGAGCCAACGCTCAAAATGACGTTTTTGGCCAATAACAGCCCTTTTTCCGGGTTGGAAGGGGACCACGTGACGAGCCGGAAAATTGAAGAACGCTTGTTGCGCCAATTGGAAACGGATGTGAGCCTGAAAGTGGAGGAAACCGAATCCCCGGATGCGTGGACGGTCTCCGGGCGCGGGGAATTGCACCTCTCCATTCTTATCGAAAATATGCGCCGGGAAGGATACGAGTTGCAAGTTTCCAAACCGGAAGTGATTGTAAAAGAAATCGATGGTGTAAAACATGAACCGTTCGAACGCGTGCAAATCGATATCCCTGAGGACTACACCGGTCCGGTCATGGAATCACTTGGCGAGCGAAAAGGCGAAATGCTCAACATGAAACAAGAAGGTGAGGGGCAGACGCGTTTGGAATTTTTAATTCCTGCACGGGGATTGGTCGGTTATTCAACTGAGTTTTTATCGCAAACGAAGGGCTATGGCATCATTAACCACTCTTTCGACTCTTATCAACCAATCATTGAAGGGCAAATTGCCGGACGCAGGGAAGGCGTACTCGTGGCAAAAGAAAAAGGAAAAGCAACGACATATAGCATGTTGCAATTGGAAGACCGGGGCATGCTGTTTGTTGAGGCCGGTACGGCGGTTTACGAGGGCATGATTGTTGGTGAACACAACCGGGAAAACGACTTGGCGGTAAACATTACGAAAGAAAAAGCACAGAACAATATTCGCTCGGCTACGAAAGAACAGACGTCGACGTTAAAGCGCCCGCGTATCTTAACGCTTGAAGAAGCTATGCAATACTTGAACGAAGATGAATATTGTGAGCTCACTCCGCAGGCTATACGCCTTCGCAAGAAAACGTTAAGTACGTCCATGCGCGAGCGCGAACAAAAACGCAACAAGAAAATTTCAACGTAA
- a CDS encoding YktB family protein: protein MDLPTFTHDEFNVFHIEGLEPRMEAIREKIQPKFKALGEPLAEELSDLTGNDMFLHIAKHARRKTNPPTDTWLAVAHDNRGYKKHPHFQVGLFDDHLFIWLAFIYELPNKKEIAQQLLDRQDELEKLPGHYAVSLDHTKKNARTLEAMGSEELHKSLVRFRDVKKGEFLIGQQIARDNPVLENEDKLFSTIMDTFKRVQPFYKQTTQLHT from the coding sequence ATGGATCTTCCAACATTTACACACGATGAATTCAATGTCTTTCATATCGAAGGACTCGAACCGCGAATGGAAGCGATACGGGAAAAAATTCAGCCGAAATTCAAAGCGCTCGGTGAACCCCTGGCTGAGGAACTCAGCGATTTAACCGGCAACGACATGTTTTTGCACATCGCTAAACACGCTCGCCGAAAAACAAACCCGCCAACAGATACATGGCTCGCCGTTGCTCACGACAATCGCGGCTATAAAAAACATCCTCATTTTCAAGTCGGATTGTTTGATGATCATCTGTTCATTTGGCTTGCCTTTATTTACGAGCTTCCGAATAAAAAAGAAATCGCACAGCAATTGTTGGACCGCCAAGATGAGCTCGAGAAACTACCCGGCCATTACGCTGTGTCACTGGATCATACAAAGAAAAATGCACGTACATTGGAAGCGATGGGCTCCGAGGAATTGCACAAAAGCCTCGTGCGTTTTCGTGACGTGAAAAAGGGAGAGTTTTTGATCGGGCAACAAATTGCACGTGACAATCCTGTCTTGGAAAACGAAGACAAACTCTTTTCAACAATCATGGATACGTTTAAACGTGTACAACCGTTTTACAAACAAACCACCCAATTGCACACGTAA